From the genome of Luteibacter rhizovicinus DSM 16549:
GCGCGCGAATCGCCTCGTCGTGCGCGATGGCGTTGAAGGTGTCGATGTCGCTACCGATCGCCGCACGGTCGCGGCCCTCGGCGAAAGCGGTGACGCCCCAGTCGGGAATCGACACCACGACGACCCGTCGCGAATCGCCGGCCAGGGCTATCGCGCGGTGGAGCAGGGCGAGGAACTGCTCGCGATACTCGCTGGCCGAGCGGCCGCGATACTGGTTGTTCACCCCGATCAGCAGGGTGACCAGGCCGAAGCTGCCACGCAGACCGGCCTCGTCCATCGCACCGGACAACTCGTCGGTAGTCCAGCCCGTGGTCGCGATGATGCGTGGGTCGCCCACCATGACACCGCGCTCGCGCAACCGCGCCACCAGTTGTTCAGGCCAGCGGCCTTCGGTCGGCACACCTTCGCCGATGGTGTAGGAATCGCCGAGGGCGAGGAAGGTCGTTTCCGCCACGGGTCAGGCGACCGCGCTGGCGGCGGGGGCGGCCTCGTTGGCCATGCGGGTCAGCACGCGATCCATGCGCACGAAGACTTCCGCGAGCTGGGCCGGCTCGGGCAACAGGGTGAGTCGCAGATGACGGCTCGCCGAGAGGTTGAAGCTGGTCCCCGGAACGACGAGGACGCTCTCCTCCTCCAGCAGACGGAGGGCGAACGCGGTGTCGTCGAAATGGGCGATCGCATCCGGACGGATCTGCGGGAACGCATAGATGGCACCGCCCGGTGCGACGACATCGAGGAACGGGCTGGCAGCGACATGGTCGAGCACCGTCTGGCGTGCCTCGTGCAGCCGGCCGCCGGGCGAGGTCAGTGCACCGATGGTCGGCTTGTCGAGCAGGGCCGGGCGTACCGCCCACTGCGCGGTCACGTTGGCGCACAGGCGCAAGGCGGCGAGCAACTGGAGCGCGTCGCGATACTCGGCAGTGCGGCGGGGATCGCCGGAGAGACTCATCCAGCCGACACGATAGCCGCAGGCGCGATGCACCTTGGAGAGCCCGCCGAAGCTGACGCAGGGATGGTCACCGGCGATGGCCGCCAGCGGCTGGAACGGCGTGTCGTCGTAGAGGATCTCGTCGTAGATCTCGTCGCAGAGCAGCAGCAGGCCATGACGCCGCGCGACCTCGACGATACGTTCCAGAAGGGCTTTCGGGTACACGGCGCCGGTGGGATTGTTCGGGTTGATCAGCACGAGGGCGCGCGTGCGCGAGCCGATCAACGCCTCGATCTCGTCCGGATCGGGCAGGTGCCCGTTCTCCGCCAGGCAGCGGTAGTAACGCGGGCTGCCGTCGTTGAGGATCGTCGCCGCGCTCCACAGCGGATAGTCCGGGCTGGGCAACAACACCTCGTCGCCGGGCTGGAGCAGGGCGCGCAGGGAGATATCGATAAGCTCGCTGACACCGTTGCCGATGAAGACGCGCTCGACGTCGATGCCGACCGATCCGCGGGCTTTCTGCTGGGCGACGATGGCCTCGCGGGCCTCTTCCAGGCCCTGTTCGTGACCGTAGGCTTCGCTGTCGGTCAGATGGGCGCCGATCGCCTCACGCAGATGCGGCGGGGTGGCGAAGCCATAACGACCGGGGTTGCCGATATTGAGCTTGATGATCGGCTGGCCGGCCGCTTCCATGTCGCGGGCACGCCGGGTGAGGGCGCCGCGGATTTCATAGCGCACTTCCGCCAGGTGCGCGCTGGGCTTGATCGATGACACGTGCAGGACTTCCGGTGCATGCCGCCGGGCGCGTTCCCGACGGTCGTCATCGGATCGTAACAGCGTCCGTACGGGCTCGCGAGGCGGAAAGCGGGCCGGAAGCGGGCATAATCACGGCCATGACCGACTCATCGGACCTGGCGCGCCTGCGCCGTATCGGCTGGCGCGACCCCGCCCTGCCCGACGACCCACGCCGCCTCGCCCGCGTCGTGGCACAGCATCGTGCCGGCTACGAGGTGCACGACGGCTCGGTCGCGTTCAATGCGCAGCCGGCCGGCCACTTCCTGAAACGTGGCCTCGACCCCTCGTTGCGGCCATCGGTCGGTGATTTCGTCCTCCTCGATCATGCCAACCATCCGGTCATCGAAGAGGTGCTGCCACGGCGTTCCGTCCTGACCCGCGCCGCAGCCGGCGAGCGCTATGAACGCCAGATCATCGCCACCAACATCGACTACGTGCTGGTGATCACCGGTCTGGACGGTGACTTCAATCCGTCGCGCATCGAACGTTACCTCACGCTCGTTGAAGGCTCCGGCGCGCGCCCGGTCGTGTTGTTGAGCAAGGCGGACACCGAGGTCGACGTCGAAGGGGCGGTCACTGCCCTGCGCGAGCGCCTCCCCGGCGATGCCGCCGTGCATGCGATCAATGCGAAAGATCCGAGCACCGTCGCTCTCCTGGCCGAGTACCTCGGCCCGGGCTCCAGCGCCGTTCTGGTCGGGTCGTCGGGCGCGGGTAAATCGACACTCACCAATACGCTGCTGGGTGAGGAACGCATGGCGACCGGTGCGGTGCGCACGCACGATAGCCGCGGCAGGCATACAACGACACATCGCGCACTGCTGAGCTTGCCGACGGGCGGTTGCCTGATCGATACGCCGGGGATGCGTGAGCTGAAGCTTACTGGCGAAGAGAATCTCGACCTCTTCGCCGACATCGAAACCTTATCGTCGCAGTGCCGCTTCGCCGATTGCGGGCACAGCAACGAGCCGGGCTGCGCGATTCAGGCAGCGCTAGCCTCGGGCGAACTGTCACCGCAGCGCTGGCGCAATTACCTCAAGCTGCACGACGAACGCGAAGAACAGGCCGCGACACTGGAAGCACGCCTGAAGCGGAAGGCGGGTCCGAAGCCGGTCGCCAAACCCAAGCGCGGCGAGTGGCGTCGAGGCGACAGCTGACTCACGGATCGGCCACTCCCCGACATACGTGCTGCTCATCGATTACTAAGTTGCTTTCCTCATCGACGAAACGAGGAAGGCATCATGGCCATGTGTTCGTACGCGCGCGGCGCGCTCGCCGTCGCATGGTTCGGCGTACTGGCCGCTCCAGTGCGGTCTACCGACTATCCCCACACCGTGGTCATCGATCCGGATGAGGCTTATTCACTGGGTCGCGGTGACACGATCACGATCGTCGGCCCCGGTGTCGGGCGTGCCATCGAGGTGAGGAAACGCGCTTCGTTCGACGCCTACGAGGTGGACGTCGTCAATCGCAGCTCGGGCAATCGTACTCGCCATGCCTACGGGCTACTGGCCTACGGCGAAGCGAGCGCGTTCATCGGCGACAGTCGCATCGTCGGCACCGGCACACGGTCGATCGGCGTCCATGCCCAGGACGTTTCCAGGGTCACCTTGCAGAACGTCGACCTGACGATGAGCGCTGCCGACAGCATCGGTATCTCGTCGCGATCGGGTAGCCGGGTCACGGCGAATCATGTCGGACTACGCATGGACGGCGACAACGCGATCGGCGTCCTTGCCCGGGGAGCGAACAGTCGGGTCGTCGGATCCGGCCTTTCGATCGTCCACACGGGGAAACGCAACGGCGCCGCTGCGGCGTTCGAGCTCGCCGATGCCGTCACCCTCAGCGACGGGGCAAGTGTCATTCTCGGCAAGAGTTCCGTCCTGACGGAACAGCCGGGCGTCAACGCGGTTTCGATCCAGGGCGCGACGTCGGCATTCCATGCATCCGACACGCGGATCGTGGCCGCGGGTACGGGCTCGACCGCCGTCGCGCTGGCCGGCGGCGTGGCGGCCATCGACGGCGGCGAGGTACGTGGTGTGGGCCATGCGATCCGCGCCGTGCAGGGACACCCCGGCGACGTCGCCGTGCGGGTGACGGGTGGGACGACCGTTGTCGGGCGCATCGAGAACGCGGATCAGCTGCTCGCTCTCTCCGCCGATCACAGCACGCTTGAGGGCGATATCGTCAGCGCGGGAAGCGGGCCGCTGCGTGTCAGGCTGGACAAATCGTCCTGGCATGGCCGGGGTGAACGACTTGCCGAACTCAACATCGCGGATGGGTCGTGGACGGCCACGGGTGATAGTTCGGTGCAACACCTGGCCCTGCTCGGGCGCGCGCAGGTCGCGTTCGACGGCGCCGCGCCAGCCAGCACACTGCGTGTCGGTACGTTCGCCCATCCTGGCGGCGAGGGTGCCGTAACCCTGCGGACGCGGCTGGATGCCGGCGGAGCCACCGATCAACAGCTCACGGACCGCCTTCTGGTGGCCGGTGACGCGATCGGCTCCACGCGCCTGCACATCCTCAATGCGGCGGGGATGGGCGCCGATACATCGCCACTCACGGGCGAGCCGCGTGCCGCGGACGGTATCAGCGTCGTGCAGGTCGGCGGCAGCGCAGATGCGACTTCCTTCTTTCTCGATGGCGGTTACGTCGCGGCCGGCCCGTGGCAATACGGTCTCGTGGCCTATGCGCCGGGCACGTCCGATGCCGGGCAACGCCTGCTGGAAGGCAGCGGCAACGATCATTGGGACTATCGCCTGCAAAGTCGCCGCACCGATGCGTCGGGTCGACCGGTCAACGATGAATCGCCGTCTTCACGTGCACGGCTGGTGCCACAGGTACCGGCATACCTGGTACTTGCCAATGCGCTCTTCGGCTATGGACGGGCAGCGATGGATGCCTTGCGTCCGGTCGAGCCAGCCGCGGCGCGGGACCCCGCATGGCGCGTCCAGACCTTCGGCGGCCACGTGATGTACCAAAGCGGCCTGCCATTCCAGCGCTTCGCCGTGGACTACGTGCGTTCGGATCGCGGCTTGCAGATGGCCGGCGACCTGCTCGCCTGGTCATCGGGCGCCACGACGATGCGTGCGGGGCTGGGGCTTTCCACGGGATCCACACGCATCGCTCCGCGTGACGTCGATGGCGCGAGCCGCGCGAGGGCCCAGGCACGTGGCGTGACGGTCACGTCCGCCCTGACGACCGACGACGGCTGGCACGCCGAGGCGTCCTTCGGCTACTCGGTTTACCGCCTCGACGTGGATACACCGGCGCGGGGAGAGGTCCTCGGGCGGTTTCGTGCCCATGCGAATGACGCCATGCTGGGCGGCGGCTTTCGTTGGGACACGACGGAACACTTCGTGATCGAGCCCGCCGTCTCCCTGCTTTGGCAGCGACTGCGCTTCGTCAGCGTCGCCGATCGGGATGGGCTCTTGCTTCGGGGCGGTTCCCCCGAACGTCTCACCCTGCGCGGTGGCGCGCGAGCCGCCATGCGATTCGAACCGCGTGGCGATGTGCTTGCTGCCTGGTCGCCGTATGTCGACGCCCGCTACGTCGTGACGCGCGGCTCGGGCGAGTCGATCGATGTATCGGGCGTGCGCCTGGCGACGGGCCGGGCAGGCAAGGGCGCTGATGTGGCGGCCGGCGTTGCGCTGCAGTTTCGCCACGGCCTGACGGCGTACGCCGATGTCACGGCGCGGATACGCATGGGGCGTGGCGGCGAGTCAGGCATGAGCGCCCGTGCCGGCGTGGTCTATGCATTCTGAAGGCGCGCCACGGTGGCCACTCGGCACGGTGGCCACTCAGTAGGTGACGGTGACCTTGATTGTGTCGTTGTAGACCGCGGCCTTGGCCGCGGGCTGTGCCGGAACCCGCCCGTACACCGTCATCATCTGCTCACTGCCCGAGCCGGTGCCCGTCGCCGTATCGGTGTCGAGCGTGTCGCCCCAGTGCAGGGTGCGCGACGCATCACGAAAGAGGTCGTAGGTGACGAAACCGCTACCGGACGACATGCGGCGTATCGTGCCCGACGCATTCTGTCCGCTATCGAGTCCGACCTGATACGCCGCACGGTTGGTGCAGGTCATGCGTACAAGGGATGTCTTGTCGGTCGCCGTTTTCAGCAGGCCGGGCACGCTGCCGAAGTCCAGGTCGGTCGCCGTGCCGACCGTGCACTTCGCCGCGACGGACGCCGTGACGCCCAGCGACGGCGCGGTCGCCGTGATCGGACCGCCGGTGCCACCGGACTGGCAGGTCGCCGGTGCCACGCCGAGGCTTAGCAAGGCTTCGTTGTAGCTGTAGGTAAGCGAGTTGCTCGTAAGCGAGCTGGCCAGGGTGGCGGCGTAGCTGCCCGGCGAGAGATTGGATTGCAGGGCAGGTACGCGGCCGTAGATCGTCACGTTGCCTGACACCACGGCGCCGTTAGACAGGATGCCGATACTCATGTTGAACGTTCGCGCGGTATAGGTGGCGTTGGTGAGGATGCCCCAGACCGTCGTACGCGTCGAATCCTTATACAGCTGGTATTGCATGCGGTCGCCGCTGGCGTCGATCATCGTGCGCGGTGCGAAGTTGCCGAGATCGTCGGCGCCCAGGCTGGCGCACGCGGTGATATAGCTGCCGTAGAGGGCGCCCAGAATGCCGTTGTACGTGCAGTTGTAGTTGAGTGTCGCCGTGGTATCGACGAAGGTCCCCGTCGGATCCACGGCACCGAAGGCGACATTGGTGATGCTGGTGACGGTGCATGT
Proteins encoded in this window:
- a CDS encoding autotransporter outer membrane beta-barrel domain-containing protein, coding for MAMCSYARGALAVAWFGVLAAPVRSTDYPHTVVIDPDEAYSLGRGDTITIVGPGVGRAIEVRKRASFDAYEVDVVNRSSGNRTRHAYGLLAYGEASAFIGDSRIVGTGTRSIGVHAQDVSRVTLQNVDLTMSAADSIGISSRSGSRVTANHVGLRMDGDNAIGVLARGANSRVVGSGLSIVHTGKRNGAAAAFELADAVTLSDGASVILGKSSVLTEQPGVNAVSIQGATSAFHASDTRIVAAGTGSTAVALAGGVAAIDGGEVRGVGHAIRAVQGHPGDVAVRVTGGTTVVGRIENADQLLALSADHSTLEGDIVSAGSGPLRVRLDKSSWHGRGERLAELNIADGSWTATGDSSVQHLALLGRAQVAFDGAAPASTLRVGTFAHPGGEGAVTLRTRLDAGGATDQQLTDRLLVAGDAIGSTRLHILNAAGMGADTSPLTGEPRAADGISVVQVGGSADATSFFLDGGYVAAGPWQYGLVAYAPGTSDAGQRLLEGSGNDHWDYRLQSRRTDASGRPVNDESPSSRARLVPQVPAYLVLANALFGYGRAAMDALRPVEPAAARDPAWRVQTFGGHVMYQSGLPFQRFAVDYVRSDRGLQMAGDLLAWSSGATTMRAGLGLSTGSTRIAPRDVDGASRARAQARGVTVTSALTTDDGWHAEASFGYSVYRLDVDTPARGEVLGRFRAHANDAMLGGGFRWDTTEHFVIEPAVSLLWQRLRFVSVADRDGLLLRGGSPERLTLRGGARAAMRFEPRGDVLAAWSPYVDARYVVTRGSGESIDVSGVRLATGRAGKGADVAAGVALQFRHGLTAYADVTARIRMGRGGESGMSARAGVVYAF
- a CDS encoding SGNH/GDSL hydrolase family protein: MAETTFLALGDSYTIGEGVPTEGRWPEQLVARLRERGVMVGDPRIIATTGWTTDELSGAMDEAGLRGSFGLVTLLIGVNNQYRGRSASEYREQFLALLHRAIALAGDSRRVVVVSIPDWGVTAFAEGRDRAAIGSDIDTFNAIAHDEAIRAHARWADVTPASRAAGAKPGMLVEDGLHPSAAQYALWVDAILPEAQAAVRELHR
- a CDS encoding aminotransferase class I/II-fold pyridoxal phosphate-dependent enzyme, with amino-acid sequence MSSIKPSAHLAEVRYEIRGALTRRARDMEAAGQPIIKLNIGNPGRYGFATPPHLREAIGAHLTDSEAYGHEQGLEEAREAIVAQQKARGSVGIDVERVFIGNGVSELIDISLRALLQPGDEVLLPSPDYPLWSAATILNDGSPRYYRCLAENGHLPDPDEIEALIGSRTRALVLINPNNPTGAVYPKALLERIVEVARRHGLLLLCDEIYDEILYDDTPFQPLAAIAGDHPCVSFGGLSKVHRACGYRVGWMSLSGDPRRTAEYRDALQLLAALRLCANVTAQWAVRPALLDKPTIGALTSPGGRLHEARQTVLDHVAASPFLDVVAPGGAIYAFPQIRPDAIAHFDDTAFALRLLEEESVLVVPGTSFNLSASRHLRLTLLPEPAQLAEVFVRMDRVLTRMANEAAPAASAVA
- the rsgA gene encoding ribosome small subunit-dependent GTPase A, coding for MTDSSDLARLRRIGWRDPALPDDPRRLARVVAQHRAGYEVHDGSVAFNAQPAGHFLKRGLDPSLRPSVGDFVLLDHANHPVIEEVLPRRSVLTRAAAGERYERQIIATNIDYVLVITGLDGDFNPSRIERYLTLVEGSGARPVVLLSKADTEVDVEGAVTALRERLPGDAAVHAINAKDPSTVALLAEYLGPGSSAVLVGSSGAGKSTLTNTLLGEERMATGAVRTHDSRGRHTTTHRALLSLPTGGCLIDTPGMRELKLTGEENLDLFADIETLSSQCRFADCGHSNEPGCAIQAALASGELSPQRWRNYLKLHDEREEQAATLEARLKRKAGPKPVAKPKRGEWRRGDS
- a CDS encoding Csu type fimbrial protein produces the protein MKWLALLLLAFAALCATQRAEATTTCTVTSITNVAFGAVDPTGTFVDTTATLNYNCTYNGILGALYGSYITACASLGADDLGNFAPRTMIDASGDRMQYQLYKDSTRTTVWGILTNATYTARTFNMSIGILSNGAVVSGNVTIYGRVPALQSNLSPGSYAATLASSLTSNSLTYSYNEALLSLGVAPATCQSGGTGGPITATAPSLGVTASVAAKCTVGTATDLDFGSVPGLLKTATDKTSLVRMTCTNRAAYQVGLDSGQNASGTIRRMSSGSGFVTYDLFRDASRTLHWGDTLDTDTATGTGSGSEQMMTVYGRVPAQPAAKAAVYNDTIKVTVTY